A stretch of the Psychroserpens sp. Hel_I_66 genome encodes the following:
- a CDS encoding arsenate reductase ArsC: MKNILVLCTGNSCRSQMAHGYLEKFLERKAQIYSAGIETHGLNPGAVSIMKEDGIDISGHTSNHIDEYAQIDFNFIITVCDHAKENCPFIPSKNAVRLHHNFFDPSKVLGTSEEKHAAFLKARNEIKEYVKNFADEML; the protein is encoded by the coding sequence ATGAAAAATATACTTGTTTTGTGTACGGGAAACTCCTGTAGAAGTCAAATGGCTCATGGTTATCTTGAGAAGTTTTTAGAAAGAAAAGCTCAAATTTACAGCGCAGGCATTGAGACCCATGGTTTAAATCCTGGTGCAGTTTCAATTATGAAAGAAGATGGCATTGATATTTCTGGTCATACTTCTAATCACATTGATGAATATGCCCAAATAGATTTTAATTTTATCATAACCGTTTGCGATCATGCAAAAGAGAATTGTCCGTTCATTCCAAGTAAGAATGCGGTTAGATTGCACCACAACTTTTTTGATCCTTCAAAAGTTTTAGGTACTTCGGAAGAAAAGCATGCTGCTTTTTTGAAAGCCAGGAATGAGATTAAAGAGTATGTTAAGAATTTTGCAGATGAAATGCTTTAA
- a CDS encoding DUF6428 family protein gives MKTQELFSILEQYSEKALHFEYEANKFVSANYHITEVKHIKVESVDCGAQKDSWSETIIQLWESPLEENKTDYMSVLKALGILKKVGKMRSYDLESEVKFEYSNNSFHTAQLFVNDYQIENQKLIFSLGVKKTDCKAKELCGVPEPVVGTFEKAEESVESCCTPNSGCF, from the coding sequence ATGAAAACACAAGAATTATTTTCAATATTAGAACAGTACAGTGAGAAAGCACTACATTTTGAATATGAAGCGAACAAATTTGTAAGTGCAAATTACCACATCACCGAAGTCAAGCACATTAAGGTAGAATCTGTAGATTGTGGCGCTCAAAAGGACTCTTGGAGTGAAACAATTATTCAACTATGGGAAAGTCCGTTAGAGGAAAACAAAACAGATTACATGTCCGTTTTAAAAGCTTTGGGAATTCTTAAAAAGGTTGGCAAGATGAGGTCTTATGATTTAGAATCGGAAGTTAAATTTGAATACAGCAACAACTCATTCCATACTGCTCAATTGTTTGTAAACGATTATCAAATCGAAAACCAAAAACTCATTTTCAGTTTGGGAGTTAAAAAAACAGATTGTAAAGCCAAAGAACTTTGCGGAGTTCCAGAACCTGTGGTGGGAACATTTGAAAAAGCTGAGGAAAGTGTAGAATCATGTTGCACCCCAAATAGTGGTTGTTTTTAA
- a CDS encoding DUF1801 domain-containing protein, translating into MQSTATTPEEYIKQLPEDRKEPITKLHQLIKEHMPKGLESGMGYGMLAYYVPKSIYPDGYHCKPFPPLPFINLASQKNFIALYHSGMYAKKELYDWFVAEYPKHCKYKLDMGKSCVRFKKMEDIPYDLIEQLLSKMTVEEWIAIYETAIKR; encoded by the coding sequence ATGCAATCTACCGCAACTACTCCAGAGGAGTACATCAAACAGTTACCCGAAGATAGAAAAGAACCAATTACCAAACTACATCAGCTCATTAAAGAACATATGCCAAAAGGCTTAGAGTCTGGTATGGGTTACGGGATGTTGGCCTATTATGTACCAAAATCAATATATCCAGATGGATATCATTGCAAACCGTTTCCGCCATTACCGTTTATAAATTTGGCTTCCCAAAAAAATTTCATTGCGTTGTACCACTCTGGCATGTATGCTAAAAAGGAGCTATATGATTGGTTTGTAGCAGAGTACCCGAAGCATTGTAAATACAAACTAGATATGGGCAAAAGTTGTGTTCGGTTTAAAAAGATGGAGGATATTCCTTATGATTTAATTGAGCAACTTTTAAGTAAAATGACAGTAGAAGAGTGGATTGCCATTTATGAAACTGCGATTAAGAGATAA
- a CDS encoding VOC family protein, which produces MAKKRVTGIGGLFFKSEDPKASKDWYRKHLGFNTDDYGCTFWWKDKKGNDCSTQWSPFEKKTSYFEPSKKEFMFNYRVENLKELLATLKEEGVTIVGEMQEYDYGKFGWILDNEGNKIELWEPVDQAFK; this is translated from the coding sequence ATGGCGAAGAAACGCGTAACAGGAATTGGCGGATTGTTTTTTAAATCTGAAGACCCAAAAGCATCAAAAGATTGGTATAGAAAACATTTAGGTTTTAATACCGACGATTATGGCTGTACCTTTTGGTGGAAAGATAAAAAAGGTAACGATTGCTCAACACAATGGAGTCCCTTTGAGAAAAAAACCAGTTATTTTGAGCCTTCAAAAAAAGAGTTCATGTTTAATTACCGTGTTGAAAATCTTAAAGAGTTATTGGCAACGTTAAAAGAAGAAGGTGTAACGATTGTTGGTGAGATGCAAGAGTATGACTACGGAAAATTTGGTTGGATCCTTGATAATGAAGGCAATAAAATTGAACTTTGGGAACCTGTAGATCAAGCCTTTAAATAA
- the mgtE gene encoding magnesium transporter, with protein sequence MVEERENSQFELTSELIEQVELCVAQNNDKELKRLLNEFHFADVAEILDELDLDDSVYVIKLLDSETTSDILMELDEDNREKILKNLSAKEIAEEIEELDTDDAADMIAELPQERQAEVISQIEDQEHRDEITELLTYDEDTAGSLMAKELVKVYETWTVAGCLRRIRGQAKDVTRVHSIYVVNKEEKLIGRLSLKDLIVAKSEQKISDILKETVDAVHVDDDVEDVARVMSKYDLEAIPVVDDNYTLLGRITIDDIVDVLKEEAEKDYQMAAGITGDVEADDSILELTKARLPWLVLGLFGGLGSVFIMKGFEDVMETVPSLFFYTPLIAAMAGNVGVQSSAIIVQGIANDNVRGSIGSRLLKEIGLSLINGFALALLVVLFGFIIGQNTTESFAIAISMMSVIVVAALVGTFVPIILDKRGIDPAIATGPFITTSNDILGIYLFFMLSGLIIGF encoded by the coding sequence ATGGTAGAAGAAAGAGAAAATAGTCAGTTTGAACTCACGAGTGAGCTCATCGAGCAAGTAGAGCTTTGCGTTGCCCAAAACAATGATAAAGAACTTAAGCGCTTGCTCAATGAATTCCATTTTGCTGATGTCGCTGAAATTTTGGACGAACTGGATCTTGATGATTCTGTCTATGTCATAAAATTGCTAGATTCTGAAACCACCTCAGACATCCTCATGGAACTTGATGAGGATAATCGGGAAAAGATACTTAAAAATCTCTCTGCCAAAGAAATTGCAGAAGAAATCGAGGAACTGGATACAGATGATGCAGCAGATATGATTGCTGAACTGCCACAAGAACGTCAAGCAGAAGTCATCTCTCAAATTGAAGATCAAGAGCATAGAGACGAAATTACCGAACTTCTTACTTACGACGAAGATACAGCAGGAAGTCTTATGGCAAAAGAGCTTGTAAAAGTTTATGAAACCTGGACGGTTGCAGGATGTTTGCGTCGTATAAGAGGGCAAGCCAAAGACGTCACAAGAGTTCACTCCATCTACGTTGTTAATAAAGAAGAAAAACTTATTGGCAGGCTATCACTTAAAGATTTAATCGTTGCGAAAAGTGAACAGAAAATTTCAGACATCCTAAAAGAAACTGTAGATGCTGTACACGTTGACGATGATGTAGAAGATGTAGCAAGAGTGATGTCAAAATATGATTTGGAAGCCATACCAGTTGTTGACGATAATTATACATTATTAGGTCGAATTACCATTGATGATATCGTTGATGTGTTAAAGGAAGAAGCCGAAAAAGATTACCAAATGGCAGCAGGTATTACTGGAGATGTTGAGGCAGATGATAGTATTTTAGAACTTACAAAAGCACGATTGCCATGGCTCGTTTTAGGGCTTTTTGGAGGATTGGGAAGTGTATTTATCATGAAAGGTTTTGAGGATGTGATGGAAACCGTACCATCCCTATTTTTCTATACACCATTAATAGCTGCAATGGCTGGGAACGTTGGTGTACAATCCAGCGCAATTATCGTACAAGGTATTGCAAACGATAATGTGAGAGGAAGTATTGGCAGCAGATTGCTAAAAGAAATCGGTCTTAGTTTAATCAACGGTTTTGCACTCGCATTATTAGTAGTACTCTTTGGTTTTATAATAGGTCAAAATACTACCGAAAGTTTTGCTATAGCCATATCAATGATGTCTGTTATTGTGGTTGCAGCACTTGTTGGCACCTTTGTACCAATCATTCTAGATAAACGAGGTATTGATCCAGCAATCGCAACAGGTCCCTTTATTACAACCAGCAATGATATTTTGGGGATTTACCTGTTTTTTATGCTTTCAGGATTAATTATAGGTTTCTAA
- a CDS encoding 2-hydroxyacid dehydrogenase, translating into MKILHLDSNHELLINQLNDLGYTNHEDYTSSKSEIKAKISTYDGIIIRSRFSIDASFLDSAENLKFIGRVGAGLENIDCEYAKQKGIKLIAAPEGNRNAVGEHSLAMLLSLFNKLNKADREVREGKWLREENRGLELDGKTVGLIGYGNMGKAFAKKLRGFDVEVLCCDLKENVGDENATQVSLIELQEKADVLSLHTPETPQTINMVDEGFIKKFKKSFWLVNTARGKSVVTKDLVAALQSGKILGAGLDVLEYEKASFENLFTSDMPKAFEYLISAENVILSPHVAGWTIESKEKLAQTIVDKIKAEFC; encoded by the coding sequence ATGAAAATACTACACCTAGACAGCAACCACGAATTACTCATAAACCAACTCAATGATTTAGGCTATACAAATCATGAAGATTATACGTCTTCAAAATCTGAAATAAAAGCAAAAATCTCTACTTACGATGGTATTATTATTCGCAGTCGTTTTAGTATTGATGCGTCTTTTTTGGATTCCGCAGAAAATCTAAAATTTATTGGTCGCGTTGGAGCAGGATTAGAAAATATAGATTGTGAATATGCTAAACAGAAGGGAATTAAATTAATTGCAGCTCCAGAAGGTAACCGCAATGCAGTTGGCGAGCATAGCTTGGCGATGCTATTGTCTCTGTTCAATAAATTGAATAAAGCAGATCGAGAAGTTAGGGAAGGCAAATGGCTTCGTGAAGAAAATCGCGGACTAGAACTCGATGGAAAGACCGTTGGTCTCATTGGTTATGGCAATATGGGAAAAGCTTTTGCAAAAAAACTTAGAGGTTTTGATGTTGAGGTGTTGTGTTGCGATCTTAAAGAGAATGTTGGAGACGAGAATGCAACTCAAGTATCGCTCATAGAATTACAGGAAAAAGCAGATGTGTTGAGTTTGCATACTCCAGAAACACCACAAACGATAAATATGGTAGACGAGGGTTTTATCAAGAAATTTAAAAAATCGTTTTGGTTGGTCAATACTGCTCGTGGCAAAAGTGTGGTGACGAAAGATTTGGTTGCTGCATTGCAATCTGGGAAGATTTTGGGTGCAGGTTTAGATGTTTTAGAATATGAAAAAGCGTCATTTGAAAACTTGTTTACTTCAGATATGCCCAAAGCTTTTGAATATCTCATTTCCGCAGAAAATGTGATTTTAAGTCCGCATGTTGCTGGTTGGACCATTGAGAGTAAAGAAAAACTAGCGCAAACTATAGTTGATAAAATTAAAGCAGAATTTTGTTAA
- a CDS encoding GNAT family N-acyltransferase, with protein sequence MTKEQDTGLVTAKEVAKAIHADKYGFLGTFFGWGLMKLLKISTLNKIYNRNKHLSDGEFLDAILDDFQIKFEIPEEDLKRLPKDGAYITVSNHPLGGIDGILLLKLMLEQRDDFKIIANFLLHRIEPMKPYIMPVNPFEDRKDAKSSIAGFKNAIMHIRNGHPLGIFPAGEVSTYRDGKLVVDRPWEEAAMKLIQKAEVPVVPIYFHAKNSKLFYKLSKISDTFRTAKLPSELLTQKNRVIKVRIGRPISVNDQKEHESLSDFSEFIRRKTYILSNSFADKPKILDNISNTLKPPAKPPKRIVGSVSAEKMAAEVEALRDGNFRLLESKNYEVFLTEAKLIPNILHEIGRLREITFREIGEGTNEAIDLDSFDTYYHHMFLWDTDTQKIAGAYRMGLGSRIYARYGIDGFYLQDLFRFEPELYKMMSESIEMGRAFIIKEYQQKPMPLFLLWKGIVHTTLRYPEHKFLIGGVSISDQFSNFSKSLMIEFMKSHYYDPYVAQYVHPKKEFKVKLKDADKDFVFDETEADLNKFDKIIDEIEPGALRLPVLLKKYIKQNARLVAFNVDPMFNNSVDGLMYIKIADLPESTVKPVMEEFQAELERKFSNGDSED encoded by the coding sequence ATGACCAAAGAACAAGATACAGGATTAGTTACCGCAAAGGAGGTTGCAAAAGCCATTCATGCAGACAAATATGGGTTTTTGGGCACTTTTTTTGGTTGGGGATTAATGAAACTCTTAAAAATATCTACGCTTAATAAAATTTATAACCGCAACAAACACCTAAGTGATGGTGAGTTTTTGGATGCTATTTTGGACGATTTTCAAATCAAGTTTGAAATTCCTGAAGAAGATCTAAAACGTCTCCCAAAAGATGGTGCTTATATTACTGTTTCCAATCATCCGCTTGGTGGTATTGATGGGATTTTGTTGCTTAAATTGATGCTGGAGCAACGTGACGATTTTAAGATTATCGCCAATTTCCTGCTACATCGTATTGAGCCTATGAAACCTTACATTATGCCAGTAAATCCTTTTGAAGATAGAAAGGATGCAAAATCAAGCATTGCAGGTTTTAAAAATGCGATAATGCACATTCGTAACGGTCACCCACTGGGTATTTTTCCTGCTGGTGAAGTATCTACTTACAGAGATGGAAAATTAGTGGTTGATAGACCGTGGGAAGAGGCTGCAATGAAATTAATACAAAAGGCAGAAGTGCCTGTTGTACCCATCTACTTTCACGCAAAAAACAGTAAGTTGTTCTATAAGCTTTCAAAAATTAGCGATACGTTTAGAACTGCCAAGTTACCTTCGGAATTGCTAACGCAAAAAAACCGGGTCATTAAGGTAAGGATTGGAAGGCCAATTTCGGTAAATGATCAAAAAGAACATGAAAGTCTATCTGATTTTTCAGAATTTATAAGACGTAAGACCTATATATTATCTAATTCTTTTGCAGATAAACCTAAAATTTTAGATAACATCTCCAATACGTTGAAGCCTCCTGCGAAACCACCAAAACGAATCGTAGGTTCTGTTAGTGCTGAAAAAATGGCTGCTGAGGTTGAAGCGCTTAGGGACGGTAATTTTAGATTACTAGAAAGTAAAAACTACGAGGTGTTTTTAACCGAAGCCAAACTCATCCCAAATATTTTGCACGAGATTGGTCGTTTACGTGAAATCACCTTTAGAGAAATTGGCGAAGGTACCAATGAAGCTATAGATTTAGACAGCTTTGACACTTACTACCACCATATGTTTTTATGGGACACAGATACTCAAAAAATTGCTGGTGCTTATAGAATGGGATTGGGTTCTAGAATCTATGCACGTTACGGTATTGATGGTTTTTATCTGCAAGATCTTTTTAGATTTGAACCAGAACTTTATAAAATGATGAGCGAGTCTATAGAAATGGGACGTGCTTTCATCATTAAAGAATATCAACAAAAACCAATGCCTCTTTTTTTACTTTGGAAAGGAATCGTGCACACGACATTACGTTATCCAGAACATAAATTCTTGATTGGTGGTGTGAGTATTAGTGACCAGTTTTCTAATTTCTCAAAATCGTTGATGATTGAGTTTATGAAATCCCACTATTACGATCCTTACGTTGCACAATATGTGCATCCTAAAAAGGAATTTAAGGTAAAATTAAAAGATGCCGATAAAGATTTTGTGTTTGATGAAACCGAAGCAGATTTAAATAAGTTTGATAAGATCATTGATGAGATTGAGCCAGGTGCTTTACGCTTGCCAGTACTTCTTAAAAAATACATCAAACAAAATGCGAGGCTTGTAGCTTTTAATGTAGACCCAATGTTTAATAACTCTGTTGACGGATTGATGTATATCAAAATCGCTGACTTGCCAGAAAGTACTGTAAAACCTGTCATGGAAGAATTTCAAGCAGAGTTGGAACGTAAATTTTCTAATGGAGACTCTGAAGACTAA
- a CDS encoding ArsR/SmtB family transcription factor, which produces MGVTKRFMYTDGINDIANIAKVFAHPARVAILKFISEQEGCINNDLVDEIGLSQATISQHLSVIADAGLLKGRFEGKKKCYCLNVERFEEFQLLLNSFFTTTKKSCC; this is translated from the coding sequence ATGGGAGTTACAAAACGTTTTATGTATACAGATGGTATCAATGATATTGCAAACATTGCAAAGGTGTTTGCCCATCCTGCTCGTGTTGCTATTCTAAAATTTATTAGTGAACAAGAAGGATGTATCAATAATGATTTGGTTGATGAAATTGGTTTGTCACAAGCAACAATATCCCAACATTTAAGCGTTATTGCAGATGCTGGTTTATTAAAAGGCAGGTTTGAAGGTAAGAAAAAATGTTATTGTCTCAATGTTGAGCGTTTTGAAGAATTTCAACTTTTGCTCAACTCTTTTTTTACAACCACTAAAAAAAGTTGTTGTTAG
- a CDS encoding YtxH domain-containing protein → MSDDNKNLSDDLDDMIGDAKEGARRAGDKISSSAKEFSEDAKEFGRDAKERANEFSEDAKKVFSDGKNVAIIAHFTLIGWIIALVMNSSNKTEFGSFYIRQYLGFMLLSLLCVIPFVGLLVAIVLLVAWVMSLVSALGGKMAPSFLLGKQFQEWFKGI, encoded by the coding sequence ATGTCTGACGATAATAAAAATTTGAGCGATGACCTAGATGATATGATAGGAGATGCTAAAGAAGGCGCAAGGAGAGCAGGAGATAAGATTAGTAGCTCAGCAAAAGAATTTAGCGAAGATGCCAAAGAGTTTGGTCGCGATGCGAAAGAAAGAGCAAATGAATTTTCTGAAGATGCCAAAAAAGTATTTAGTGATGGAAAAAATGTAGCGATCATTGCACATTTTACGCTTATTGGATGGATCATTGCGCTTGTAATGAACAGTAGCAACAAAACGGAGTTTGGTTCATTTTACATTAGACAATATCTCGGTTTTATGCTATTGAGTTTACTTTGTGTTATTCCTTTTGTAGGTCTTCTCGTAGCCATTGTACTTTTAGTAGCTTGGGTTATGAGTTTGGTGAGTGCACTTGGTGGTAAAATGGCACCTTCGTTTCTATTAGGAAAACAATTTCAAGAGTGGTTTAAAGGGATATAG
- a CDS encoding carboxypeptidase-like regulatory domain-containing protein, protein METLKTNILKFLLFLCAINVNAQSISGIVLDAKSNEPIESASVFFDNTTIGTSTDNKGSFEISVEPGINSPLIISFLGYEKIAIDNYSANKFYKILLVEEQNSLDEVYLTYFDGMSKETKMNHFRDHFLGISANGKSCTISNEKDLILRFNKKTKQLIASSKRPVRIKNENLQYEIEFDIKDFIIDYSYVDLEKETFRVRSVVYTGTSFFKPLEDKNHDAEKKRDSTYKGSILHFMRALSKENLEAEGYQVFSQGFVVDPTKYINVRAIKTSDSVKVKLRLPLSILYNTDYQSTLVSRSENQAKKPVLKKENLKPKIGDTIHISSLNNSPKKTSNLPYFNTEIIIDGFGNYSPVGAFYFMGFMSKQRVGDTLPLDYNLEN, encoded by the coding sequence ATGGAGACTCTGAAGACTAACATATTAAAATTTCTTCTCTTTTTATGTGCTATCAATGTAAATGCACAATCTATCTCTGGAATTGTACTTGATGCCAAAAGTAATGAGCCTATTGAGAGTGCTTCAGTATTTTTTGACAATACAACTATTGGTACTTCGACAGATAATAAAGGTTCTTTTGAAATTTCTGTTGAGCCTGGAATAAACTCTCCCTTAATTATTTCTTTTTTAGGTTATGAAAAAATTGCCATTGACAATTACAGCGCAAATAAATTTTATAAAATATTATTAGTAGAAGAGCAGAATTCTCTAGACGAAGTTTATCTAACTTATTTTGATGGAATGTCAAAAGAAACAAAGATGAACCATTTTCGTGACCATTTTTTAGGGATATCTGCAAACGGTAAATCGTGTACTATTTCAAATGAAAAAGATCTCATATTACGTTTTAATAAAAAAACAAAACAGCTTATTGCGTCTTCAAAACGCCCTGTTCGTATTAAAAACGAAAATTTACAGTATGAAATTGAGTTTGATATTAAGGATTTTATAATTGATTATAGCTATGTAGATTTAGAAAAAGAAACATTTAGAGTTAGGTCTGTAGTTTACACTGGGACATCATTTTTTAAACCCCTTGAGGATAAAAATCATGATGCTGAAAAAAAAAGAGATTCAACTTATAAAGGTTCTATATTACATTTTATGAGAGCTTTATCTAAAGAAAACTTAGAAGCAGAAGGCTATCAAGTTTTTAGCCAAGGTTTTGTTGTTGATCCTACTAAATATATTAACGTAAGAGCGATTAAAACATCAGACTCAGTTAAAGTAAAACTAAGGTTGCCATTAAGTATTTTGTACAATACTGATTATCAATCTACATTGGTATCCCGCTCAGAAAACCAAGCAAAGAAACCTGTCTTGAAAAAAGAGAATTTAAAGCCTAAAATTGGAGATACCATTCATATATCTTCTTTGAATAATTCACCTAAAAAAACTTCGAACTTACCGTATTTTAATACTGAGATTATTATTGATGGTTTTGGTAATTACAGTCCGGTTGGTGCATTTTACTTTATGGGTTTTATGTCTAAACAACGCGTTGGTGATACACTTCCTTTAGATTACAATTTAGAGAATTAA
- a CDS encoding cupin domain-containing protein, with the protein MKPIHIKNKHKLFSKQWHPHRIATVDNMQVLLAKLKGEFVWHSHENEDELFQVIKGTLYMQFRDRTEVVKQGELIVVPKGVEHNPCTKNDEEVHVLLFEKLSTAHTGNVKDDMTQTEYPEI; encoded by the coding sequence ATGAAACCAATCCACATTAAAAATAAACACAAACTGTTTTCTAAACAATGGCATCCACACCGTATTGCGACGGTAGACAACATGCAGGTCTTACTTGCAAAACTAAAGGGCGAATTTGTTTGGCACAGTCACGAAAACGAAGACGAATTATTTCAAGTCATAAAAGGCACTCTCTACATGCAATTTAGAGACCGAACAGAGGTTGTAAAACAAGGAGAACTCATTGTCGTACCAAAAGGGGTAGAGCATAATCCCTGTACAAAAAACGATGAAGAAGTACATGTATTGTTGTTTGAAAAATTAAGCACAGCGCACACAGGTAATGTAAAAGACGACATGACACAAACAGAATATCCTGAGATTTAA